Proteins from a genomic interval of Kitasatospora kifunensis:
- a CDS encoding VOC family protein, whose translation MPVVSTPYPPGTPCWVDLMAPDPQAAIDFYKDLFGWQGERGPEEFGGYAMMTLNGKPVAGIGPAMSMDGNPPPPTVWTTYLSTDDADATASKVSANGGKLLFPVMDVGTVGRMFPAVDPTGAVFGVWQPVDFGGAEIVNEHGAVIWNELNTSDVKAAAAFYKAALGIELAPMPEMPEYNGLLVQGKTVGGAQGLGNYPPGTPSHWATYFAVDDADSVVDAAVRAGSSLLAPAADTPVGRIAGLKDPQGAVFLVIKPQPPEAG comes from the coding sequence ATGCCCGTGGTCAGTACTCCCTATCCGCCCGGCACCCCCTGCTGGGTCGACCTGATGGCCCCCGACCCGCAGGCCGCCATCGACTTCTACAAGGACCTGTTCGGCTGGCAAGGCGAGCGCGGCCCCGAGGAGTTCGGCGGCTACGCGATGATGACGCTGAACGGCAAACCGGTGGCCGGCATCGGCCCGGCCATGTCGATGGACGGCAACCCGCCGCCGCCCACCGTGTGGACCACCTACCTCTCCACCGACGACGCGGACGCCACCGCCTCCAAGGTCAGCGCGAACGGCGGCAAGCTGCTCTTCCCGGTGATGGACGTCGGCACGGTCGGCCGGATGTTCCCCGCCGTCGACCCGACCGGCGCGGTCTTCGGCGTCTGGCAGCCGGTGGACTTCGGCGGCGCGGAGATCGTCAACGAGCACGGCGCGGTGATCTGGAACGAGCTGAACACCTCCGACGTGAAGGCGGCCGCCGCCTTCTACAAGGCGGCCCTCGGCATCGAGTTGGCTCCGATGCCGGAGATGCCGGAGTACAACGGGCTGCTCGTGCAGGGCAAGACGGTCGGCGGCGCACAGGGCCTGGGCAACTACCCGCCCGGCACGCCCTCGCACTGGGCGACCTACTTCGCGGTGGACGACGCCGACAGCGTGGTGGACGCCGCGGTGCGGGCCGGATCCTCGCTGCTGGCGCCCGCAGCGGACACCCCGGTGGGCCGGATCGCCGGGCTCAAGGACCCGCAGGGTGCGGTGTTCCTGGTGATCAAGCCGCAGCCGCCCGAGGCCGGCTGA
- a CDS encoding glycosyl hydrolase family 18 protein yields the protein MLTRTLSRGADGSQTGRRRPKGIAALAIGACASLLLGASLSLTSGGTALAAATNTTGAPATSGGLKVAYFDQWSVYANGYTAKTIQDTGEAGKLDYLIYDFENIDPTSGKCFEATKAASQDDNNPNAGDGAADAFADYQKSFDASSSVSGVADTWNQPITGNFNQLKELKAKNPNLKILLSIGGWTYSKYFSDVAASDASRKAFASSCIDMFIKGNLPTDAGFGGPGSAAGIFDGFDIDWEYPGGGGHTGNHASPADKQNYTALLAELRSELDAQGKADGKTYALSAAVGAGQDKIQNVETDKIGQYLTFMDVMTYDMHGGWEATGPTNHQAALYSDPNDPANPIAPGSAKYSIDEAIKAWTVGDPQYGIPGGFPASKINMGVPFYYRGWTGVPNGGSNGLFQTATGPAPGAAMSGNVNGIRMYKELNGVVDNPADTFWDPVAQAAYFYDGTNFWSGEDAQSIQAKADYLHCNGLGGSFAFSLYDLGTQTGLFDKMVDATNGSAASCPAPPTSASPTGSPTGSPTTGGPTTGPTTGPTTGPTTGPTTGPTTPPVTSTPTTGVCAAPGWSASAVYATAGTKVSWKGHTYTNKWWTTGDDPSLSGSWGAWTDNGPC from the coding sequence ATGCTCACCCGCACGCTCTCCAGAGGGGCCGATGGCTCCCAGACCGGGCGCCGCCGCCCCAAGGGCATCGCGGCGCTCGCCATCGGCGCCTGCGCCTCGCTGCTGCTCGGCGCCTCGCTCTCGCTGACCTCCGGCGGCACCGCCCTGGCGGCCGCCACCAACACCACAGGTGCGCCCGCCACCAGCGGCGGCCTCAAGGTGGCCTACTTCGACCAGTGGTCGGTCTACGCGAACGGCTACACCGCCAAGACCATCCAGGACACCGGCGAGGCCGGCAAACTGGACTACCTGATCTACGACTTCGAGAACATCGACCCGACCAGCGGGAAGTGCTTCGAGGCCACCAAGGCCGCCTCCCAGGACGACAACAACCCGAACGCCGGCGACGGCGCGGCGGACGCCTTCGCGGACTACCAGAAGTCCTTCGACGCCTCCAGCAGCGTCAGCGGCGTCGCGGACACCTGGAACCAGCCGATCACGGGCAACTTCAACCAGCTCAAGGAGCTGAAGGCGAAGAACCCCAACCTCAAGATCCTGCTGTCGATCGGCGGTTGGACCTACTCGAAGTACTTCTCGGACGTGGCGGCCAGCGACGCCTCGCGCAAGGCCTTCGCCTCCTCCTGCATCGACATGTTCATCAAGGGCAACCTGCCCACCGACGCCGGCTTCGGCGGCCCCGGCTCGGCGGCCGGCATCTTCGACGGCTTCGACATCGACTGGGAGTACCCGGGCGGCGGCGGCCACACCGGCAACCACGCCTCCCCGGCCGACAAGCAGAACTACACCGCGCTGCTGGCCGAACTCCGTTCCGAGCTGGACGCGCAGGGCAAGGCCGACGGGAAGACCTACGCGCTGAGCGCGGCGGTCGGTGCGGGCCAGGACAAGATCCAGAACGTCGAGACCGACAAGATCGGCCAGTACCTGACGTTCATGGACGTGATGACCTACGACATGCACGGCGGCTGGGAGGCGACCGGCCCGACCAACCACCAGGCGGCGCTCTACTCGGACCCGAACGATCCCGCCAACCCGATCGCGCCCGGCAGTGCCAAGTACTCGATCGACGAGGCGATCAAGGCCTGGACCGTGGGTGATCCGCAGTACGGCATCCCGGGCGGTTTCCCCGCCAGCAAGATCAATATGGGCGTGCCGTTCTACTACCGCGGCTGGACCGGCGTGCCGAACGGCGGCTCGAACGGCCTGTTCCAGACCGCGACCGGCCCCGCGCCCGGCGCGGCGATGTCCGGCAACGTCAACGGCATCCGGATGTACAAGGAGCTGAACGGCGTCGTCGACAACCCGGCCGACACCTTCTGGGACCCGGTGGCGCAGGCCGCGTACTTCTACGACGGCACCAACTTCTGGTCCGGTGAGGACGCCCAGTCGATCCAGGCCAAGGCCGACTACCTGCACTGCAACGGCCTGGGCGGTTCGTTCGCCTTCTCGCTCTACGACCTGGGCACCCAGACCGGGCTCTTCGACAAGATGGTGGACGCCACCAACGGCTCGGCCGCCAGCTGCCCGGCGCCGCCGACCTCGGCCAGCCCGACCGGCTCGCCCACCGGTTCGCCCACCACCGGCGGTCCGACCACCGGCCCCACGACTGGCCCGACGACTGGCCCGACCACCGGCCCCACGACCGGCCCGACCACGCCGCCCGTCACCTCCACGCCCACCACCGGTGTCTGCGCCGCGCCCGGCTGGTCCGCCTCGGCGGTCTACGCCACGGCCGGTACCAAGGTCTCCTGGAAGGGTCACACCTACACCAACAAGTGGTGGACCACCGGCGACGACCCGAGCCTGAGCGGTTCCTGGGGAGCCTGGACCGACAACGGCCCCTGCTGA
- a CDS encoding dolichyl-phosphate-mannose--protein mannosyltransferase, which yields MADTAVTERPAAQAPPARPSVLLELRRRTLWLSRYAGWLGPIAVALFAGVLRLWNLGSPNAFVFDETYYPKDAWSLFQQGYEGVWPASANDQILAHPQVIPLTSAPAFIAHPPLGKWVIALGEAAFGLHPFGWRVMVALLGTLSVLMLARIGRRLFGSTLIGCTAALLMSVDGLQFVMSRTGLLDGLLMFFVLAAFGALLIDRDRVRARLAEPGVDGDRVNLGLRPWRLAAGLLLGAACSVKWNGAQILAAFGLLTVLWDQAGRRAAGARFPLRSMLRRDAAPAFGSLVVVGALTYLASWSGWFATSGGYDRQWADGRPGLLPAPLRSWWHYQSEMWHFNTTLTTPHTYQSNPWSWLVQGRPVSMYWQPVPTGQQGCTSSGGCTTQILALGTPLLWWTACFALAYVLYRWFFRRDWRSGAVLCAVAATYLPWFEFQQRTIFSFYMVVLVPFLCLAVAQMLGAMVGPAGSTPTRRAVGSLAAGGIVLAVMGCFLYFLPLYTAEVIPMSVWQDHMWFTSWI from the coding sequence ATGGCAGATACGGCAGTCACCGAGCGGCCGGCGGCGCAGGCGCCGCCGGCCCGCCCGTCCGTGCTGCTCGAACTGCGCCGCCGCACGCTCTGGCTGAGCCGGTACGCCGGCTGGCTGGGCCCGATCGCGGTGGCGCTCTTCGCCGGGGTGCTGCGGCTGTGGAACCTCGGCTCCCCGAACGCCTTCGTCTTCGACGAGACGTACTACCCCAAGGACGCCTGGTCGCTGTTCCAGCAGGGCTACGAGGGGGTGTGGCCGGCCAGCGCCAACGACCAGATCCTGGCCCACCCCCAGGTCATCCCGCTCACCTCGGCCCCCGCCTTCATCGCCCACCCGCCGCTCGGCAAGTGGGTGATCGCGCTCGGCGAGGCCGCCTTCGGGCTGCACCCCTTCGGCTGGCGGGTGATGGTCGCGCTGCTCGGCACCCTCTCGGTGCTGATGCTCGCCCGGATCGGCCGGCGGCTCTTCGGCTCCACCCTGATCGGCTGCACGGCCGCGCTGCTGATGTCAGTGGACGGCCTGCAGTTCGTGATGAGCCGCACCGGGCTGCTCGACGGCCTGCTGATGTTCTTCGTGCTGGCGGCCTTCGGCGCTCTGCTGATCGACCGCGACCGGGTGCGCGCCCGGCTGGCCGAGCCCGGCGTGGACGGCGACCGGGTCAACCTCGGCCTGCGGCCGTGGCGGCTGGCCGCCGGGCTGCTGCTGGGTGCCGCCTGCTCGGTGAAGTGGAACGGCGCGCAGATCCTGGCCGCCTTCGGCCTGCTCACCGTGCTCTGGGACCAGGCGGGGCGCCGGGCGGCCGGCGCCCGCTTCCCGCTGCGCAGCATGCTGCGCCGGGACGCGGCTCCCGCCTTCGGCTCGCTGGTGGTCGTCGGCGCGCTGACCTACCTGGCCTCCTGGTCCGGCTGGTTCGCCACCTCGGGTGGCTACGACCGGCAGTGGGCGGACGGCCGCCCCGGCCTGCTGCCCGCACCGCTGCGCAGCTGGTGGCACTACCAGTCCGAGATGTGGCACTTCAACACCACGCTGACCACTCCGCACACCTACCAGTCCAACCCGTGGAGCTGGCTGGTCCAGGGCCGCCCGGTGAGCATGTACTGGCAGCCGGTGCCGACCGGCCAGCAGGGCTGCACCTCCTCGGGCGGCTGCACCACGCAGATCCTGGCGCTGGGCACCCCGCTGCTCTGGTGGACGGCCTGCTTCGCGCTCGCCTACGTCCTGTACCGCTGGTTCTTCCGGCGGGACTGGCGCTCGGGCGCGGTGCTCTGCGCGGTGGCCGCCACCTATCTGCCGTGGTTCGAGTTCCAGCAGCGCACCATCTTCTCCTTCTACATGGTGGTGCTGGTGCCGTTCCTCTGCCTGGCGGTGGCCCAGATGTTGGGCGCGATGGTCGGCCCGGCCGGCAGCACACCGACCCGGCGGGCGGTCGGCTCACTCGCGGCGGGCGGGATCGTGCTGGCCGTCATGGGGTGTTTTCTCTACTTCCTGCCGCTCTACACTGCCGAGGTGATTCCGATGAGCGTGTGGCAGGACCACATGTGGTTCACCAGTTGGATCTGA
- a CDS encoding MFS transporter: MAEPATEPEPLISQDAPVHNLWVPISALLLALLLAALDQTIVSTALPTIVSDLGGLEHLSWVVTAYLLASTAATPLWGKLGDMYGRKRFFQASIVIFLIGSALCGVAQNMGELIAFRALQGLGGGGLIVLTQAIVGDLVPPRDRGKYQGLFGAVFGATSVLGPLLGGFFVDQLSWRWVFYINLPVGVVALVVIAAVLHSVEVKRQHKIDYLGIVLIASVATCLVLMTSLGGVTYPWGSWQIIGLGVLGVVLLVAFVQVERTAAEAVLPPRLFASRTFSLVAVISFVVGFAMFGALTYLPTFLQVVQGVSPTMSGVHMLPMVLGMLVTSIGSGQIVARTGHYRIFPIAGTAVVTVGLILLSRLTESTSTTVMSLYFLVFGLGLGLVLQVLVLIVQNSVGYQDLGAATAAATFFRSIGASFGVSIFGTIFTTGLTHKLTDALRGATLPPGFSPSSITADPRVIKTLQAAVEHKVLHAYASSIAEVFLYAAPVAFVAFLLSLFVQEQPLRASVTAPDLGESIGMNPVERSSVDEIARALTVLNTREARRGLYRRITAEAGLDLPPAASWLLLQMHQQGSVEPAELAERRILPPSVVEAAAREVEGRGLALRNGLPLRLTEEGEQAALKLVAARRAQLAALCGDWDEKQFADLAQLLTRLSAVLCGDQRDRPDPADRAVGERVPHSEGRSF, from the coding sequence ATGGCGGAACCGGCTACCGAGCCCGAACCGCTGATCTCGCAGGACGCGCCGGTCCACAATCTCTGGGTCCCGATCAGCGCCCTGCTGCTGGCCCTGCTGCTCGCCGCCCTCGACCAGACCATCGTCTCCACCGCGCTGCCCACCATCGTCAGCGACCTCGGCGGCCTGGAGCACCTCTCCTGGGTGGTCACCGCCTATCTGCTGGCCTCCACCGCCGCCACCCCGCTCTGGGGCAAGCTCGGCGACATGTACGGCCGGAAGCGGTTCTTCCAGGCCTCCATCGTGATCTTCCTGATCGGCTCGGCGCTCTGCGGTGTGGCCCAGAACATGGGCGAGCTGATCGCTTTCCGGGCGCTGCAGGGCCTGGGCGGCGGCGGCCTGATCGTGCTGACCCAGGCGATCGTCGGCGACCTGGTGCCACCGCGCGACCGGGGCAAGTACCAGGGCCTGTTCGGCGCGGTCTTCGGTGCCACCAGCGTGCTCGGTCCGTTGCTCGGCGGCTTCTTCGTCGACCAGCTCTCCTGGCGCTGGGTCTTCTACATCAACCTGCCGGTCGGCGTGGTCGCGCTGGTGGTGATCGCCGCCGTGCTGCACAGCGTCGAGGTCAAGCGGCAGCACAAGATCGACTACCTCGGCATCGTGCTGATCGCCTCGGTGGCCACCTGCCTGGTGCTGATGACCTCGCTCGGCGGGGTCACTTACCCGTGGGGTTCCTGGCAGATCATCGGCCTGGGGGTGCTCGGGGTCGTCCTGCTGGTCGCCTTCGTCCAGGTCGAGCGCACCGCTGCGGAGGCCGTGCTGCCGCCCCGGCTCTTCGCCTCGCGCACCTTCAGCCTGGTCGCGGTGATCTCCTTCGTGGTCGGCTTCGCGATGTTCGGGGCGCTCACCTATCTGCCGACCTTCCTGCAAGTGGTGCAGGGCGTCTCGCCCACCATGTCCGGCGTGCACATGCTGCCGATGGTGCTCGGCATGCTGGTCACCTCGATCGGCTCGGGGCAGATCGTCGCGCGGACCGGGCACTACCGGATCTTCCCGATCGCCGGCACGGCGGTGGTGACGGTGGGTCTGATCCTGCTCTCACGGCTCACCGAGTCCACCTCGACGACCGTGATGAGCCTGTACTTCCTGGTCTTCGGCCTGGGCCTGGGGCTGGTGCTGCAGGTGCTGGTGCTGATCGTGCAGAACTCCGTCGGCTACCAGGACCTGGGCGCGGCCACCGCCGCCGCGACCTTCTTCCGCTCGATCGGCGCCTCCTTCGGCGTCTCGATCTTCGGCACCATCTTCACCACCGGCCTGACCCACAAGCTGACCGACGCGCTGCGCGGTGCCACGCTGCCACCCGGCTTCTCGCCGAGCTCGATCACCGCCGACCCCCGGGTGATCAAGACCCTGCAGGCGGCCGTCGAGCACAAGGTGCTGCACGCTTACGCCAGTTCCATCGCGGAGGTCTTCCTCTACGCCGCGCCGGTGGCGTTCGTCGCGTTCCTGCTCTCGCTCTTCGTCCAGGAGCAGCCGCTGCGCGCCTCGGTCACCGCGCCCGACCTCGGCGAGTCGATCGGGATGAACCCGGTGGAGCGCTCCTCGGTGGACGAGATCGCCCGCGCGCTGACCGTGCTGAACACCCGTGAGGCGCGCCGCGGCCTGTACCGGCGGATCACGGCCGAGGCGGGCCTGGACCTGCCGCCGGCCGCCAGCTGGCTGCTGCTCCAGATGCACCAGCAGGGCTCGGTGGAGCCGGCCGAGCTGGCCGAACGCAGGATCCTGCCGCCCAGCGTGGTGGAGGCGGCCGCGCGCGAGGTCGAGGGCCGGGGGCTGGCCCTGCGCAACGGGCTGCCGCTACGGCTGACCGAGGAGGGTGAGCAGGCCGCGCTCAAGCTGGTGGCCGCGCGCCGCGCGCAGCTCGCCGCGCTGTGCGGCGACTGGGACGAGAAGCAGTTCGCCGACCTGGCCCAGTTGCTGACCCGGCTCAGCGCCGTGCTCTGCGGCGACCAGCGCGACCGCCCGGACCCGGCCGACCGGGCGGTGGGCGAGCGCGTCCCACACAGCGAGGGGCGCTCGTTCTGA
- a CDS encoding MarR family winged helix-turn-helix transcriptional regulator: MNARRPAPETGTELDIAEQVAAYQREFPTVDPQVETIVSSLSRVARRMGVAYSRQLTVLGITSAEWEVLKALVVAGSPYQLGPGELAKRLGLTPAAMTHRIDRMVTEGLVTRERDEANRVRVIIALTENGRDKWLESMRMAAVFEEELLQDVGPEERGVLSGLLGRMLTRIEDGGVRPE, from the coding sequence ATGAACGCACGCAGGCCCGCGCCGGAGACCGGCACCGAGCTGGACATTGCCGAGCAAGTCGCCGCCTACCAGCGGGAGTTCCCCACTGTCGACCCCCAGGTGGAGACCATCGTCTCCTCGCTCTCCCGGGTCGCCCGGCGGATGGGCGTGGCCTACAGCCGACAGCTGACTGTGCTCGGAATCACCAGCGCCGAGTGGGAGGTGCTCAAGGCTCTGGTGGTCGCGGGCAGCCCGTACCAGCTCGGCCCGGGCGAGCTGGCCAAGCGGCTGGGCCTGACCCCGGCGGCGATGACCCACCGGATCGACCGCATGGTGACCGAGGGCCTGGTCACCCGGGAGCGTGACGAGGCCAACCGGGTGCGCGTGATCATCGCGCTGACCGAGAACGGCCGCGACAAGTGGCTGGAGTCGATGCGGATGGCCGCCGTCTTCGAGGAGGAGCTGCTCCAGGACGTCGGACCCGAGGAGCGCGGGGTGCTCTCCGGGCTGCTCGGGCGGATGCTGACCCGGATCGAGGACGGCGGCGTGCGACCGGAGTGA
- a CDS encoding antibiotic biosynthesis monooxygenase family protein, with translation MSVVKINVLTVPAEQREVLEQRFASRAGTVEGQDGFEWFELLRPVEGTDQYLVYTRWATEEAFQAWLSGPMQAAHRPAGGEGAQRPAASGSTLWSFEVVQSAGPKQG, from the coding sequence ATGTCTGTCGTGAAGATCAATGTGCTGACCGTTCCCGCCGAGCAGCGGGAGGTGTTGGAGCAGCGGTTCGCCTCGCGTGCCGGGACCGTCGAGGGGCAGGACGGCTTCGAGTGGTTCGAGCTGCTGCGGCCGGTGGAGGGAACCGACCAGTACCTCGTCTACACCCGTTGGGCCACCGAGGAGGCGTTCCAGGCGTGGCTGAGCGGGCCTATGCAGGCGGCGCACCGGCCGGCCGGGGGCGAGGGGGCGCAGCGCCCGGCGGCCTCCGGGTCGACGCTCTGGTCCTTCGAGGTCGTGCAGTCGGCGGGCCCCAAGCAGGGCTGA
- a CDS encoding TMEM165/GDT1 family protein, producing MMDLTVFAVTFGIIFLAELPDKTALAALMLGTRYKAAYVFAGVAAAMAVQVGLALAAGSLLALLPHRWVEGVSGALFLAGAVMLLLHKDEEEGHEAKAPSSTGFWKVAGASFLVVAVAEFGDLTQIMTANLAAKYADPLSVGLGAWLALCAVGGLAILGGQKLLKHVPMKVIIRVAAAAMLVLAGVSIVGAVTG from the coding sequence CTGATGGACCTGACCGTATTCGCCGTGACCTTCGGCATCATCTTCCTGGCAGAACTGCCGGACAAGACCGCGCTGGCCGCGCTGATGCTCGGCACCCGCTACAAGGCGGCCTACGTCTTCGCGGGCGTCGCGGCGGCGATGGCGGTGCAGGTCGGCCTCGCGCTGGCGGCCGGCAGCCTGCTGGCGCTGCTGCCGCACCGCTGGGTGGAGGGGGTCAGCGGAGCACTCTTCCTGGCCGGCGCCGTGATGCTGCTGCTGCACAAGGACGAGGAGGAGGGGCACGAGGCGAAGGCGCCCTCCTCCACCGGCTTCTGGAAGGTGGCCGGGGCCAGCTTCCTGGTGGTGGCGGTGGCCGAGTTCGGCGACCTGACCCAGATCATGACCGCCAACCTGGCCGCCAAGTACGCCGACCCGCTCTCGGTGGGCCTGGGCGCCTGGCTGGCCCTGTGCGCGGTGGGCGGGCTGGCCATCCTGGGCGGGCAGAAGCTGCTCAAGCACGTGCCGATGAAGGTCATCATCCGAGTGGCCGCGGCGGCGATGCTGGTCCTGGCGGGCGTGAGCATCGTGGGCGCGGTGACGGGCTAA
- a CDS encoding ABC transporter permease, with amino-acid sequence MLGVAMAVLLIAAVVVAGRGMLGHGHAVLRAGVRAVVQLAAVSLVITFVVHSLWWTLVFVLLMFTVAVRTAGRRMTDDPGWSWAWAAAPIGVGVLPVLTLLLASRLLPWQGLSIVPVAGILIGGALSATSLAGRRALDELTQRHGEVEAALALGLEERDARLEICRTAAATSLVPALDQTRTVGLVTLPGAFVGMLLGGSSPVAAGAVQLFVLVALLAVEAVAIVVVLELVGRGLVRRPARGPGRAPVRRTPTRWSLLRRPVQ; translated from the coding sequence ATGCTCGGCGTGGCCATGGCGGTGCTGCTGATAGCGGCGGTCGTGGTGGCGGGCCGGGGCATGCTCGGGCACGGCCATGCGGTGCTGCGGGCCGGGGTGCGGGCGGTGGTGCAGCTCGCGGCGGTCTCCCTGGTGATCACCTTCGTGGTGCACTCGCTCTGGTGGACCCTGGTCTTCGTGCTGCTGATGTTCACGGTGGCGGTGCGCACCGCCGGGCGGCGGATGACTGACGACCCGGGCTGGAGCTGGGCCTGGGCGGCGGCGCCGATCGGGGTCGGGGTCCTGCCGGTGCTGACCCTGCTGCTCGCCAGCCGCTTGCTGCCCTGGCAGGGCCTGTCGATCGTGCCGGTGGCCGGAATCCTGATCGGCGGTGCGCTGAGCGCCACCTCGCTGGCCGGGCGCCGAGCACTGGACGAGCTGACCCAGCGTCACGGGGAGGTGGAAGCCGCCCTCGCACTGGGCCTGGAGGAGCGCGACGCCCGCTTGGAGATCTGCCGCACGGCCGCCGCCACTTCGCTGGTGCCGGCCCTGGACCAGACCCGCACGGTGGGCCTGGTCACGCTGCCCGGCGCCTTCGTCGGCATGCTGCTGGGCGGCTCCTCACCGGTGGCCGCCGGCGCGGTGCAGCTCTTCGTGCTGGTCGCGCTGCTGGCGGTGGAGGCGGTGGCGATCGTGGTGGTGCTGGAGCTGGTCGGCCGCGGACTGGTGCGGCGCCCGGCACGGGGGCCTGGCCGGGCCCCGGTACGGCGCACGCCGACCCGGTGGAGTCTCCTACGGCGTCCGGTACAGTAG
- a CDS encoding MFS transporter, translated as MKQQKYGAGGPLRRVQLGNALSAFGSGFTMPYMFVYVDQVRGLGSLTAGLVFTLFALAALVVLPFAGRGIDRYGPRPVLLAGCALAATGAFSFGQASGTTGLLIASFLFGGGVTTCQPALATMIVRCSTAKTRSHAFALQFTLVNLGMGIGALVGGQIVNVADPASLTRLFTIEALTFLGLALVTGSARIPGPAPILVTDGGVEQRSGLRALTADKAMLRLCLLAGLIFFTCYGQFESGVAAFATDTVKTAPSTLGMAIGANALTIVVLQMFMVRITARRRRTTAMAATGVVWLGAWGAALLAGLIRGEAAAATIAIVSIYVLFGVGESMLAPTLGPIVADLAPARLLGTYNSAFALVKQTAIAVGPAVGVLLVGSGTWPLYLAAMTCCTLLIIVLALRLRRYLTPAQDNAEAPAPVIVPIRELQTAA; from the coding sequence ATGAAGCAGCAGAAGTACGGCGCGGGTGGCCCCCTGCGTCGGGTCCAGCTCGGCAACGCGCTCAGCGCCTTCGGCAGCGGGTTCACGATGCCGTACATGTTCGTGTACGTGGACCAGGTGCGCGGGCTCGGTTCGCTCACCGCCGGTCTGGTCTTCACCCTCTTCGCGCTGGCCGCGCTCGTCGTGCTGCCGTTCGCCGGGCGCGGCATCGACCGCTACGGCCCGCGTCCGGTGCTGCTGGCCGGCTGCGCGCTGGCGGCCACCGGCGCCTTCTCCTTCGGGCAGGCGAGCGGGACCACCGGGCTGCTGATCGCCTCCTTCCTGTTCGGCGGCGGCGTCACCACCTGCCAGCCGGCGCTGGCCACCATGATCGTGCGCTGCTCCACCGCGAAGACCCGCTCGCACGCCTTCGCGCTGCAGTTCACCCTGGTCAACCTGGGGATGGGCATCGGCGCGCTGGTCGGCGGGCAGATCGTCAACGTGGCCGACCCGGCCAGCCTGACCCGGCTGTTCACCATCGAGGCGCTGACCTTCCTGGGCCTGGCGCTGGTCACCGGCAGTGCCAGGATCCCCGGCCCCGCGCCGATCCTGGTCACCGACGGCGGCGTGGAGCAGCGCAGCGGGCTGCGCGCGCTGACCGCCGACAAGGCGATGCTGCGGCTGTGCCTGCTGGCCGGGCTGATCTTCTTCACCTGCTACGGCCAGTTCGAGTCGGGGGTGGCGGCCTTCGCCACCGACACGGTCAAGACCGCCCCGTCCACCCTCGGCATGGCGATCGGCGCCAACGCGCTGACCATCGTGGTGCTGCAGATGTTCATGGTCCGGATCACCGCCCGGCGTCGGCGTACCACCGCGATGGCCGCCACCGGCGTGGTCTGGCTCGGCGCCTGGGGCGCCGCGCTGCTGGCCGGGCTGATCCGCGGCGAGGCCGCGGCGGCCACCATCGCGATCGTCTCGATCTACGTGCTGTTCGGCGTCGGCGAGTCGATGCTGGCCCCGACCCTGGGTCCGATCGTCGCCGACCTGGCGCCGGCCCGGCTGCTGGGCACCTACAACTCGGCCTTCGCGCTGGTCAAGCAGACCGCCATCGCGGTGGGCCCGGCGGTGGGCGTGCTGCTGGTCGGCTCCGGCACCTGGCCGCTCTACCTGGCCGCGATGACCTGCTGCACGCTGCTGATCATCGTCCTGGCGCTGCGGCTGCGCCGGTACCTGACCCCGGCGCAGGACAACGCCGAGGCGCCCGCCCCGGTGATCGTGCCGATCCGCGAGCTGCAGACGGCGGCATGA
- a CDS encoding peptidoglycan-binding domain-containing protein translates to MPGFAQFGPGPGPDPDAPNLGAPNPDVTETAILPHLEGPPLVRPYVPAVAVTEEVAPTELTAVLPPVPDLTPPPPTAPPRELGLFPLAGAPAPAPGGGRAASRRARHRSRRGGVIAAAGAGVVALGVGLAFALSPSPQPHHEALPLMPTGAPDPAPSPSDTPQSAPTTAGASTAPTSGAPATSTRPTSAAPRPVAKTVVPATTQAVAPPPAAPATTQAPAPAPSSAAPSTQAPATSAPPTSAAPSSSSPSPSASAPRTLSPGMTGSDVTALQQQLYAAGCGSRFTPGTYDNRTTRAVEEFQNWNGVGDTPGTYDAATQAAMAAGDTC, encoded by the coding sequence ATGCCGGGATTCGCCCAGTTCGGCCCCGGCCCCGGCCCTGACCCCGACGCCCCGAACCTCGGTGCCCCGAACCCCGACGTCACCGAGACCGCGATCCTGCCGCACCTCGAAGGCCCGCCGCTGGTCCGCCCGTACGTCCCGGCGGTGGCGGTGACCGAGGAGGTCGCGCCGACGGAGCTCACCGCCGTCCTGCCGCCCGTCCCGGACCTCACCCCGCCGCCGCCCACCGCCCCACCGCGCGAGCTGGGGCTCTTCCCGCTGGCCGGCGCCCCCGCACCGGCGCCCGGCGGCGGCCGGGCGGCGAGCCGCCGGGCCAGGCACCGCAGTAGACGCGGCGGCGTGATCGCCGCCGCCGGCGCCGGGGTGGTCGCGCTCGGTGTGGGCCTGGCCTTCGCCCTCTCGCCCAGCCCGCAGCCCCACCACGAGGCGCTGCCGCTGATGCCCACCGGCGCCCCCGACCCGGCCCCCTCACCGAGCGACACCCCGCAGTCCGCCCCCACCACGGCCGGCGCGAGCACCGCCCCCACGAGCGGCGCGCCCGCAACGTCGACCCGGCCGACTTCCGCCGCGCCGCGTCCGGTGGCGAAGACGGTCGTTCCCGCCACCACCCAGGCCGTGGCGCCCCCGCCCGCCGCCCCTGCCACCACCCAGGCGCCGGCTCCGGCGCCCAGCAGCGCGGCCCCGAGCACCCAGGCGCCGGCCACCAGCGCACCGCCGACCAGCGCGGCCCCGAGCAGCAGCAGTCCCTCGCCCAGCGCCTCCGCTCCGCGCACGCTCAGCCCCGGCATGACGGGATCGGATGTGACGGCGCTTCAGCAGCAGCTGTACGCGGCGGGCTGCGGCAGCCGGTTCACCCCGGGCACGTATGACAACCGGACGACGCGGGCGGTGGAGGAGTTCCAGAACTGGAACGGGGTCGGCGACACTCCCGGGACCTACGACGCGGCGACCCAGGCCGCCATGGCCGCCGGCGACACCTGTTAG